In one Burkholderiales bacterium GJ-E10 genomic region, the following are encoded:
- a CDS encoding urease accessory protein UreG → MTPSDFSAPAPLLHSIPGRRKRMPPLRVGIGGPVGSGKTTLLEMLCKSMRTRYELIVVTNDIYTKEDQRLLTVAGALEPERIMGVETGGCPHTAIREDASINLEAIDRMLARFPEADVVFIESGGDNLAATFSPELSDLTIYVIDVAGGEKIPRKGGPGITKSDLFVINKIDLAPYVGADLAVMRADTERMRRDKPYALTNLKTLAGLDTVVTFIETRGLLTSPR, encoded by the coding sequence ATGACCCCATCCGATTTTTCCGCCCCCGCGCCGCTCCTGCATTCCATTCCCGGACGACGCAAGCGCATGCCGCCGCTGCGGGTCGGGATCGGCGGCCCCGTGGGATCGGGCAAAACCACGCTGCTCGAAATGCTGTGCAAATCGATGCGCACCCGGTACGAGCTCATCGTGGTCACCAACGACATCTACACCAAGGAGGACCAGCGCCTGCTCACGGTCGCCGGAGCCCTGGAGCCCGAGCGCATCATGGGCGTGGAAACCGGCGGGTGCCCGCATACCGCGATTCGCGAGGACGCGTCGATCAACCTCGAGGCGATCGACCGCATGCTGGCCCGGTTCCCGGAGGCCGATGTCGTCTTCATCGAGTCGGGCGGGGACAACCTCGCGGCCACCTTCAGCCCGGAACTCTCGGACCTGACGATTTACGTGATCGACGTCGCAGGAGGGGAAAAGATTCCGCGGAAGGGCGGACCCGGCATCACCAAAAGCGACCTGTTCGTCATCAACAAGATCGACCTCGCCCCATATGTCGGCGCCGACCTGGCGGTGATGCGCGCCGACACCGAGCGGATGCGCCGGGACAAGCCATACGCGCTGACGAACCTGAAAACCCTCGCCGGCCTCGACACGGTGGTGACGTTCATCGAAACCCGAGGGTTGCTTACGTCGCCCCGCTGA
- a CDS encoding urease accessory protein UreF: protein MPPPGTGTPITATIPIMTIPDTPEVAAPSRHAALLPLLWLSSPALPVGAFSYSEGLEAAVESGIVASEPDAREWLRCQIHLTLARSDLPASCAAHAAWVRGDAAELRSIQAWVLATRESAELRLQTGQMGRSMLAWVRQLHPRHPALAVAREAGEDEFSWPLAFALAAHAMGLDAMHAGYGLAFSWLESQVQAALRGVPLGQAAGQRLLHALLPEIPAAVAHALRIAPDRDAWQSFSPMLAILSARHETQYSRLFRS from the coding sequence ATGCCCCCTCCGGGCACAGGCACGCCGATCACGGCGACCATCCCGATCATGACGATCCCGGACACTCCTGAGGTCGCAGCGCCTTCCCGCCACGCAGCCCTGCTGCCGCTTTTGTGGCTGTCCTCTCCGGCGCTGCCGGTGGGTGCGTTCAGCTATTCGGAGGGACTCGAAGCCGCCGTGGAATCCGGCATCGTGGCGTCCGAGCCCGACGCCCGCGAATGGTTGCGTTGCCAGATCCACCTCACGCTGGCGCGCAGCGATCTGCCGGCGAGCTGTGCCGCGCATGCGGCATGGGTTCGCGGCGATGCCGCCGAATTGCGGTCCATTCAGGCCTGGGTACTTGCCACCCGCGAGTCCGCCGAGCTGCGCCTCCAGACCGGGCAGATGGGGCGTTCCATGCTCGCTTGGGTACGGCAACTGCATCCCAGGCATCCGGCACTCGCCGTTGCGCGCGAAGCCGGTGAGGACGAATTCAGCTGGCCGCTCGCCTTCGCCCTTGCCGCCCACGCAATGGGACTCGACGCGATGCACGCCGGATACGGCCTGGCGTTCTCCTGGCTCGAGTCGCAAGTGCAGGCGGCGCTGCGCGGGGTGCCGCTGGGCCAGGCCGCGGGCCAGCGATTGCTCCACGCCCTCCTGCCGGAGATTCCCGCGGCGGTAGCGCACGCGCTCCGCATCGCCCCCGACCGCGACGCATGGCAAAGCTTCTCGCCGATGCTCGCGATTCTCAGCGCCCGTCACGAAACCCAATATTCCCGACTGTTCCGATCATGA
- a CDS encoding urease accessory protein UreE, which produces MLIVNRHIPAATAPAPSNSGGTRVRLDWDTRCKSRFDARDSADRRIAVVLPRGTVLRGGDTLVAEDGSRILVEAALQPLLRIRIDGMRGGHSDLMRAAYHLGNRHVQLEVQSDFLHIEPDPVLSTMLARMGLTVTEVAAPFEPEAGAYAPSGHRHADHGDHPDHDDPGHS; this is translated from the coding sequence ATGCTGATCGTCAACCGACACATTCCGGCAGCGACCGCTCCCGCCCCATCCAACAGCGGCGGAACGCGCGTGCGCCTCGACTGGGACACCCGCTGCAAAAGCCGCTTCGATGCCCGGGACAGCGCAGATCGCCGCATCGCGGTGGTCCTCCCGCGCGGCACCGTTCTGCGCGGCGGCGACACCCTGGTTGCGGAGGATGGCTCCCGCATCCTGGTCGAGGCGGCACTACAACCCCTGTTACGGATCCGGATCGACGGAATGCGCGGGGGACACTCCGACCTCATGCGCGCCGCCTATCATCTCGGCAACCGCCACGTGCAGCTCGAAGTGCAGAGCGATTTCCTGCATATCGAGCCCGACCCGGTTCTCTCGACGATGCTGGCGCGGATGGGATTGACGGTCACCGAAGTCGCTGCGCCCTTTGAGCCGGAAGCGGGCGCGTATGCCCCCTCCGGGCACAGGCACGCCGATCACGGCGACCATCCCGATCATGACGATCCCGGACACTCCTGA
- a CDS encoding urease subunit alpha translates to MPTLSRRAYAEMFGPTIGDRVRLADTELLIEVEDDFTLRAGGYGEEVKFGGGKTIRDGMGQSQATRAEGAMDVVITNALILDHWGIVKADVGIRGQRIAAIGKAGNPNVQPGVDIVIGPGTEIIAGEGMILTPGAIDSHIHFICPQQIEEALMSGVTTMLGGGTGPATGTNATTCTPGPEGIARMLQAAEAFPMNLGFFGKGNSSRAEPLREQIDAGAIGLKLHEDWGTTPAAIDCCLSAAEDADIQVAIHTDTLNESGFVEDTIAAFRGRTIHTFHTEGAGGGHAPDILKVVGEANVLPSSTNPTRPFTVNTIDEHLDMLMVCHHLDPAIAEDLAFAESRIRRETIAAEDILHDLGAISIMSSDSQAMGRVGEVILRTWQTAHKMKVQRGWLAPPDPVGAQHSSRNDNFRVKRYVAKYSINPALAHGIAHEVGSIEVGKWADLVLWRPAYFGVKPSLVIKGGFIAAALMGDANASIPTPQPVHFRPMFGAFGGAVAATALTFLSGAGMAHGIGERLQLRKRLAVVSRCRSVKKADLIHNGYAPKMEIDPQTYEIRADGALLTCEPASSLPMAQRYFLF, encoded by the coding sequence ATGCCCACCCTTTCCCGTCGCGCGTATGCCGAGATGTTCGGTCCAACCATCGGCGACCGCGTGCGCCTCGCGGATACGGAACTGCTCATCGAGGTGGAGGATGATTTCACGCTGCGGGCCGGCGGCTACGGCGAAGAAGTGAAGTTTGGCGGCGGCAAGACTATCCGCGATGGCATGGGCCAGAGCCAGGCCACCCGCGCCGAAGGGGCGATGGACGTCGTGATCACGAACGCGCTGATCCTCGATCACTGGGGCATCGTGAAGGCCGACGTCGGAATCCGGGGGCAGCGCATCGCCGCAATCGGCAAAGCCGGAAACCCGAACGTCCAACCAGGGGTCGACATCGTGATCGGGCCGGGCACGGAGATCATCGCCGGCGAAGGAATGATCCTGACGCCGGGGGCGATCGACAGCCACATCCATTTCATCTGTCCCCAGCAGATCGAAGAAGCTCTGATGAGCGGCGTCACGACCATGCTCGGGGGCGGCACCGGTCCGGCGACCGGAACCAATGCGACGACCTGCACTCCGGGTCCGGAGGGAATCGCCCGCATGCTTCAGGCAGCCGAGGCATTCCCGATGAACCTGGGATTTTTCGGAAAAGGCAATTCGAGCCGGGCCGAGCCGCTGCGAGAACAGATCGATGCCGGGGCGATCGGCCTCAAGCTGCACGAGGATTGGGGAACGACGCCGGCAGCGATCGACTGCTGCCTCTCGGCGGCCGAGGACGCCGACATTCAAGTCGCCATCCATACCGACACGCTCAATGAGAGCGGCTTCGTCGAAGATACGATCGCGGCGTTCCGAGGACGCACGATCCACACCTTTCATACGGAAGGCGCCGGCGGCGGACATGCTCCCGACATCCTGAAGGTCGTGGGAGAAGCCAATGTGCTGCCGTCTTCCACCAACCCGACCCGACCGTTCACGGTCAACACGATCGACGAGCATCTCGACATGCTCATGGTGTGCCATCACCTGGATCCGGCGATCGCCGAGGATCTGGCCTTCGCCGAAAGCCGGATCCGCCGCGAGACCATCGCCGCGGAAGACATCCTGCACGATCTCGGCGCCATCAGCATCATGTCGAGCGACAGTCAGGCGATGGGGCGGGTCGGGGAAGTGATCCTGCGGACCTGGCAGACCGCGCACAAGATGAAGGTTCAGCGCGGCTGGCTTGCCCCTCCCGATCCGGTCGGGGCGCAGCACTCCAGCCGCAACGACAACTTCCGCGTCAAGCGGTATGTCGCGAAGTACTCGATCAACCCGGCCCTCGCGCATGGCATCGCCCATGAGGTCGGATCGATCGAAGTCGGAAAGTGGGCGGATCTCGTGTTGTGGCGCCCCGCGTATTTCGGGGTCAAGCCGAGCCTGGTGATCAAGGGCGGATTCATCGCCGCGGCGCTGATGGGAGACGCGAACGCGTCCATTCCCACGCCGCAGCCGGTCCACTTCCGCCCGATGTTCGGCGCCTTCGGCGGCGCCGTCGCCGCCACGGCGCTGACCTTCCTGTCCGGCGCCGGGATGGCGCATGGCATCGGCGAGCGCCTGCAACTCCGCAAGCGCCTGGCGGTGGTTTCGCGCTGCCGCAGCGTGAAAAAGGCGGACCTGATCCATAACGGCTATGCCCCGAAGATGGAGATCGACCCGCAGACCTATGAAATTCGCGCGGACGGAGCATTGCTGACCTGCGAGCCGGCGTCATCCCTTCCGATGGCACAGCGATATTTCCTTTTCTGA
- a CDS encoding urease beta subunit (Urea amidohydrolase subunit beta), which translates to MIPGEVFCEPDDIPLNPGRPSVRLVVENAGDRPIQVGSHYHFAETNPALQFDRAIARCMRLNIASGTAVRFEPGQQRTVELIPYAGARLVVGFRQNEAAGA; encoded by the coding sequence ATGATTCCCGGTGAGGTTTTTTGCGAACCCGATGACATTCCCCTCAATCCAGGCCGTCCGTCGGTGCGCCTGGTGGTCGAGAACGCCGGTGATCGGCCGATCCAGGTGGGGTCGCACTATCACTTCGCAGAGACGAACCCGGCGCTGCAGTTCGATCGGGCGATTGCGCGGTGCATGCGTCTGAACATCGCAAGCGGCACCGCGGTGCGATTCGAACCGGGACAGCAGCGCACCGTGGAGCTGATTCCGTACGCGGGCGCAAGGCTCGTCGTCGGATTCCGCCAGAACGAAGCCGCGGGCGCATAG
- a CDS encoding urease subunit gamma translates to MVDFPLRLSHPANMDLSPREKDKLLVFAAALVAERRLARGLKLNLPEATALITAAVLEGARDGRSVADLMSYGRTVLGRESVMEGVPELIPDIQVEATFPDGTKLVTVHQPII, encoded by the coding sequence ATGGTCGATTTCCCATTACGACTCTCACACCCAGCCAATATGGATCTCTCTCCGCGAGAAAAGGACAAGCTGCTTGTATTCGCCGCGGCGCTGGTGGCCGAACGGCGTTTGGCGCGAGGCCTGAAACTCAATCTGCCGGAAGCCACCGCCTTGATCACCGCGGCCGTGCTGGAGGGCGCGCGGGACGGGCGCAGCGTTGCCGACCTGATGAGCTATGGGCGCACGGTCCTTGGCCGCGAATCGGTGATGGAAGGCGTGCCGGAGCTGATTCCGGACATCCAGGTGGAGGCCACCTTTCCGGACGGCACCAAGCTCGTGACCGTGCACCAGCCGATCATTTGA
- a CDS encoding urease accessory protein UreD produces MRFRRSGPLTVLQHRHAGDLRTLASHYPEEAGVCHQVIVHPPGGYVGGDSLTLRVDVADAAHALVTTPGASRIYRSLGDVTAQTVDASIASGGRLEWLPLETIAYCGCLAESRVRFRLAPGAELIAWDMLALGLPAARRPFLAGRYTQHLEVPGIWLDRGSIDADDDVLLRGPGGLAGRTALATLFFASGSPLASHQRDVLLEAARIRFGDHPGVAAAATSTHAQVVVVRALGNRIEPACALLRSVWAAWREAAWSLSACPPRVWET; encoded by the coding sequence TTGCGTTTTCGGCGAAGCGGTCCTCTGACGGTCCTGCAGCACCGGCATGCCGGCGACCTCAGGACCCTGGCAAGCCACTATCCCGAAGAGGCCGGGGTCTGCCATCAGGTCATCGTCCACCCGCCGGGCGGATATGTCGGCGGCGACAGCCTGACGCTTCGGGTCGATGTCGCGGACGCGGCGCACGCGTTGGTCACCACGCCCGGCGCCAGCCGCATCTATCGCAGCCTGGGTGACGTGACGGCGCAAACGGTGGACGCAAGCATCGCGTCCGGCGGCCGCCTCGAGTGGCTGCCGCTGGAGACCATCGCCTATTGCGGGTGCCTTGCAGAAAGCCGGGTCCGCTTCCGGCTCGCTCCGGGAGCGGAACTCATCGCGTGGGACATGCTGGCGTTGGGCTTGCCGGCAGCGCGCAGACCGTTCCTGGCCGGCCGCTACACCCAACATCTCGAGGTTCCGGGAATCTGGCTCGACCGTGGCAGCATCGATGCCGACGACGATGTGTTGCTGCGAGGCCCCGGTGGTCTTGCGGGCCGTACGGCACTCGCGACCTTGTTCTTCGCGAGCGGCAGCCCGCTTGCGTCGCATCAACGGGACGTCCTCCTGGAGGCGGCGCGGATTCGATTCGGAGATCATCCGGGCGTCGCCGCCGCAGCAACGAGCACGCACGCGCAAGTCGTCGTGGTGCGTGCGCTCGGGAACCGCATCGAGCCGGCCTGTGCGTTGCTGCGTTCGGTGTGGGCCGCATGGCGGGAGGCGGCGTGGTCGTTGTCAGCCTGCCCGCCCCGCGTGTGGGAAACCTGA
- a CDS encoding methyltransferase domain protein, translated as MTKGEQVGPQDWQGERGLRWLRDMAGFEAMLQPLGEALMARAALASGERVVDIGCGGGWTSRAAAAQVGGRGSVCGVDISALLLREAARRATGIPNLTFVRADASVDAVPGAPFDRMISRLGVMFFVDPAAAFARLRRLLVPGGRLDWAVWGPKEDNPWMFGARAVTARHLELSPPDPGAPGPFTLTDRDRLAGLLAGAGFVDIEIVEHRHHVAVGGAADPVAAADFAAGAFFFSDAIEAADAATRAAIHEDLVAFYRDFMTADGLAVPARAWLVRAVARSGIS; from the coding sequence ATGACGAAAGGCGAACAGGTCGGTCCGCAGGATTGGCAGGGTGAGCGCGGCCTGCGCTGGCTGCGCGACATGGCGGGTTTCGAGGCGATGTTGCAGCCCCTCGGCGAAGCCCTGATGGCGCGCGCGGCGCTGGCGTCCGGCGAGCGCGTCGTCGACATCGGTTGCGGCGGCGGCTGGACCAGCCGCGCCGCTGCGGCGCAGGTGGGCGGCCGGGGATCGGTCTGCGGCGTCGACATCTCGGCGCTGTTGTTGCGCGAAGCTGCACGGCGGGCCACGGGCATTCCGAACCTCACCTTCGTCCGTGCCGACGCTTCGGTGGATGCGGTTCCGGGCGCGCCGTTCGATCGGATGATTTCGCGGCTCGGTGTGATGTTCTTCGTCGACCCGGCGGCGGCATTCGCCCGTCTACGCCGATTGCTGGTGCCGGGAGGACGGCTGGACTGGGCGGTATGGGGGCCGAAGGAGGACAACCCGTGGATGTTCGGCGCGCGGGCGGTCACGGCCCGGCATCTCGAGCTGTCGCCTCCGGACCCCGGCGCGCCGGGGCCGTTCACGCTGACGGATCGGGACCGGCTCGCGGGCTTGTTGGCCGGTGCCGGATTCGTCGACATCGAGATCGTCGAGCATCGCCACCATGTCGCGGTCGGGGGCGCCGCCGATCCAGTTGCCGCGGCGGACTTCGCGGCCGGCGCCTTCTTTTTCTCGGACGCGATCGAAGCCGCCGATGCGGCGACGCGCGCCGCCATCCACGAGGATCTGGTCGCGTTCTATCGTGACTTCATGACCGCCGACGGCCTGGCGGTGCCGGCCCGGGCTTGGCTCGTTCGCGCAGTGGCGCGTTCCGGGATTTCCTGA
- a CDS encoding 20S proteasome subunits A and B, which translates to MTYCLAIKTDQGLIFASDSLTNAGIDHVSTYSKMHTFVEPGNRMFVLLASGNLATTQSVVKRMRDDCQAGKQPCLSTVQTMEEAAEYVGTISAEAQRNQASRDTANTNFEATFILGGQIAAQNPEIYMIYAQGNHIHESSAHPFLQIGEVKYGKPILDRVIRHDTPLEQAARCALVSINSTIRSNLTVGPPVELVIYSNHTLDGGRRLMFKEDDPYYRALGDAWSEGLRQALNNLPAFEWESGTQPLQLVADSSSGQMRG; encoded by the coding sequence ATGACCTATTGCCTTGCAATCAAGACAGACCAGGGATTGATTTTCGCGTCCGACTCGTTGACGAACGCGGGGATCGATCACGTCAGCACCTATTCCAAGATGCACACGTTTGTCGAGCCTGGCAATCGGATGTTCGTATTGCTGGCGTCGGGAAACCTGGCCACGACACAGAGCGTCGTCAAGCGTATGCGGGATGATTGCCAGGCCGGCAAGCAACCCTGTCTGTCGACCGTGCAGACGATGGAAGAGGCCGCAGAATATGTCGGCACCATTTCCGCCGAGGCGCAGCGCAACCAGGCGAGCCGCGACACCGCCAACACCAATTTCGAGGCGACCTTCATCCTCGGCGGCCAGATCGCCGCGCAGAACCCCGAGATCTACATGATCTACGCGCAGGGCAACCATATCCACGAATCGAGCGCACACCCGTTTCTGCAGATCGGCGAGGTCAAGTACGGCAAGCCCATCCTCGACCGGGTGATTCGGCACGACACCCCGCTGGAACAGGCTGCGCGCTGCGCGCTGGTATCGATCAATTCGACGATCCGCTCCAACCTGACCGTCGGCCCTCCCGTCGAGCTGGTGATCTATTCGAACCATACGCTCGATGGCGGACGCCGTCTCATGTTCAAGGAAGACGATCCCTACTATCGTGCGCTGGGCGATGCCTGGAGCGAAGGCCTGCGGCAGGCACTGAACAATCTGCCGGCCTTCGAATGGGAAAGCGGCACGCAGCCGCTGCAACTGGTTGCGGACAGCAGCAGCGGACAGATGCGGGGGTAG
- a CDS encoding transglutaminase-like protein: MSIRVAIRHTTTYTFDRHVLLGPHVVRLKPAAHSRTPIVSYSLQVAPEKHFINWQQDPFGNFLARLVFPEKARQLSIDVEVIADLTVINPFDFFLEEYAERWPFEYPEPIRKDLAPYLEAEPASPLLQRYLDGIRRDPTPTVDFLVGLNQDLQARVGYTIRLEAGVQTCEETLDKRTGSCRDTGWLLVQILRHLGLAARFVSGYLVQLTPDEKSLDGPSGTDRDFTDLHAWAEVYIPGAGWVGLDPTSGLFAGEGHIPLACTPAPSSAAPIEGHTEPCRVEFTFRNTVSRFKEDPRVTKPYTEEQWVHMLALGRLVDERLAQGDVRLTMGGEPTFVSIDSVDAPEWNTAALGSHKRERAEVLARRLGERFGQGVLLHTAQGKWYPGEPLPRWALGLYWRKDGLPIWRNPKWLARAHGDHGHGIGEAKRFADALCRSLGLATRYVMPAYEDALFYLQSEACLPVDLDPAKADLKDPAVRRALADKLSRGLDTPTGYVLPLGWNWSVGCWYSAPWNFRRGRLYLAAGDSPLGLRLPLDSLPWVDEDKREWVGPPDPFDLQPPLGDYHRAAAARYSALADAQSRSETDEPAYVPVAVPHTAVCVEPRNGCLHVFMPPLQRLEHGLELIAAIEHTAATLDMPVAVEGYGLLNDGRLEKLLVTPDPGVIEVNIHPSRTWEELVERTTILYEEARQSRLSPEKFMLDGRHTGTGGGNHVTLGGGTPADSPFLRRPDLLRSLITYWQHHPSLSYFFSGLFLGPTSQAPRVDEGRPEALYELQIAFQRMPRGVVPQPWLIDRLLRHLLTDLTGNTHRAEFCIDKLYSPDSATGRLGLLELRAFEMPPHARMSLAQMLLLRALVARFWETPYEKPLVRWGTQLHDQWMLPHHLWTDLKEVVAELNDSGFPFQQEWFEPFLEFRFPHYGTRQLGQISIELRAAIEPWNVLGEEATNLGTARFVDSSVERLQVKIRGLTDNRYLLVCNGRRIPLTATGVAGEYVAGVRYRAWQPPSALHPTIGVHSPLTFDLLDTWNGRSIGGCVYQVMHAGGRNYEHFPVNANEAEARRTARFQAQGHTAGSLSPPPWVPPMARFLPGEPPRPMTPPPEEPAGEFPSTLDLRIQPKS, from the coding sequence ATGAGTATCCGCGTCGCAATTCGCCACACGACCACCTACACGTTCGACCGCCACGTGTTGCTGGGCCCGCATGTGGTACGGCTCAAGCCGGCCGCGCACAGCCGCACGCCCATCGTTTCGTACAGCCTCCAGGTCGCGCCGGAGAAGCATTTCATCAACTGGCAGCAGGACCCCTTCGGGAATTTCCTCGCCCGGCTGGTGTTCCCGGAAAAGGCCCGGCAGCTGTCGATCGATGTGGAGGTGATCGCCGACCTGACGGTGATCAACCCCTTTGATTTCTTTTTGGAGGAATACGCGGAACGCTGGCCCTTCGAGTATCCCGAACCGATCCGAAAGGATCTGGCCCCGTACCTCGAAGCCGAACCGGCCTCCCCGCTGCTGCAGCGCTACCTGGACGGAATTCGTCGCGACCCGACGCCCACGGTCGATTTCCTGGTGGGTCTGAACCAGGATCTGCAGGCGCGCGTCGGCTATACGATCCGCCTCGAGGCGGGCGTACAGACCTGCGAGGAAACCCTCGACAAGCGCACGGGTTCGTGCCGCGATACAGGCTGGCTGCTGGTCCAGATTCTCCGGCACCTGGGCCTGGCGGCGCGTTTTGTGTCGGGCTACCTGGTGCAGCTGACACCGGACGAGAAATCGCTCGATGGCCCATCCGGCACGGATCGCGATTTCACCGATCTGCACGCCTGGGCCGAGGTATACATTCCCGGCGCGGGCTGGGTCGGGCTTGATCCCACTTCCGGCCTGTTCGCCGGCGAAGGCCATATCCCGCTGGCCTGCACCCCCGCGCCATCGTCGGCCGCCCCCATCGAAGGCCATACCGAGCCGTGCCGGGTGGAGTTCACCTTTCGCAACACGGTCTCGCGCTTCAAGGAGGATCCCCGCGTCACCAAGCCGTATACCGAAGAGCAGTGGGTGCACATGCTCGCGCTCGGCCGGCTGGTGGACGAGCGCCTGGCGCAGGGCGACGTCCGGCTGACCATGGGCGGCGAACCGACATTCGTCTCCATCGACAGCGTCGATGCACCGGAATGGAACACCGCCGCACTCGGATCGCACAAGCGCGAGCGGGCCGAGGTTCTGGCGCGGCGCCTTGGAGAGCGTTTCGGGCAGGGCGTTCTCCTGCACACGGCACAGGGAAAGTGGTATCCGGGCGAGCCCCTGCCGCGCTGGGCGCTGGGCCTGTATTGGCGCAAGGATGGCCTGCCGATCTGGCGCAATCCGAAGTGGCTCGCGCGGGCGCATGGCGACCATGGCCATGGCATCGGCGAGGCGAAGCGGTTCGCGGATGCGCTGTGCCGCAGTCTGGGACTGGCAACCCGCTACGTCATGCCGGCCTACGAAGACGCGCTGTTCTACCTGCAAAGCGAGGCCTGCCTGCCGGTCGATCTGGACCCGGCGAAAGCCGACCTCAAGGATCCCGCCGTGCGCCGTGCGCTTGCCGACAAGCTTTCGCGCGGGCTGGATACGCCTACGGGCTACGTGCTCCCGCTAGGTTGGAACTGGTCGGTCGGTTGCTGGTATTCGGCGCCCTGGAATTTCCGCCGCGGACGCCTGTACCTGGCGGCCGGCGATTCGCCGCTGGGGCTGCGGCTTCCGCTCGATTCCCTGCCATGGGTGGACGAGGACAAGCGCGAATGGGTCGGCCCGCCCGACCCGTTCGACCTCCAGCCGCCGCTGGGCGATTACCATCGCGCAGCAGCAGCGCGCTATTCGGCCTTGGCCGATGCCCAATCGCGTTCGGAAACGGATGAACCGGCGTACGTTCCCGTTGCCGTGCCGCACACCGCGGTCTGCGTGGAACCGCGCAACGGGTGCCTGCATGTGTTCATGCCGCCGCTGCAGCGGCTCGAACACGGGCTGGAATTGATCGCGGCGATCGAGCACACCGCGGCGACACTGGACATGCCGGTCGCCGTCGAGGGCTACGGGCTTCTCAACGACGGGCGCCTGGAAAAGCTGCTGGTGACGCCGGATCCGGGCGTGATCGAAGTCAACATCCACCCGTCCCGGACCTGGGAGGAACTCGTCGAACGCACCACCATCCTTTATGAGGAGGCGCGCCAGTCGAGGTTGTCCCCGGAAAAGTTCATGCTCGACGGCCGGCATACCGGCACCGGCGGCGGAAACCACGTGACGCTCGGCGGCGGCACGCCGGCGGACAGCCCCTTCCTGCGGCGCCCCGATCTGCTGCGCAGTCTGATCACCTATTGGCAGCACCACCCCAGCCTGTCCTATTTTTTTTCGGGCCTCTTCCTCGGCCCGACCAGCCAGGCGCCGCGCGTCGACGAAGGCAGGCCCGAGGCACTCTATGAACTGCAGATCGCCTTTCAGCGCATGCCGCGCGGCGTCGTGCCTCAACCGTGGCTGATCGATCGATTGCTGCGCCACCTTCTGACGGACCTGACGGGCAACACGCACCGTGCGGAGTTCTGCATCGACAAGCTCTACTCCCCGGATAGCGCAACGGGCCGCCTGGGACTGCTCGAACTCCGCGCATTCGAAATGCCGCCCCATGCGCGCATGAGCTTGGCCCAGATGCTGTTGCTGCGCGCGCTCGTGGCGCGCTTCTGGGAAACGCCTTACGAAAAGCCGCTGGTGCGCTGGGGCACACAGCTGCACGATCAGTGGATGCTCCCGCATCATTTGTGGACCGACCTCAAGGAGGTCGTCGCGGAACTGAACGACAGCGGCTTTCCGTTCCAGCAGGAGTGGTTCGAGCCGTTCCTGGAGTTTCGCTTTCCCCACTATGGCACCCGCCAGCTTGGGCAAATCTCAATCGAGTTGCGCGCCGCCATCGAGCCGTGGAACGTGCTCGGCGAGGAAGCCACCAACCTTGGCACCGCACGCTTTGTCGACTCTTCGGTGGAGCGCCTGCAGGTCAAAATCCGCGGCTTGACGGACAATCGCTACCTGCTGGTCTGCAACGGCCGCCGCATTCCGCTGACCGCCACCGGCGTGGCCGGCGAATACGTCGCAGGGGTGCGATACCGGGCCTGGCAACCACCTTCGGCCCTGCACCCGACCATCGGCGTGCACTCGCCGCTGACCTTCGATCTGCTCGATACGTGGAACGGGCGGTCGATCGGCGGCTGCGTGTATCAGGTCATGCATGCGGGCGGACGCAACTACGAGCATTTCCCGGTCAACGCCAATGAAGCCGAAGCGCGCCGAACCGCGCGATTTCAAGCCCAGGGTCATACGGCAGGCTCCCTGAGTCCGCCGCCGTGGGTGCCTCCGATGGCACGCTTCCTCCCCGGCGAGCCACCCAGGCCCATGACGCCCCCGCCCGAAGAGCCGGCGGGCGAATTTCCTTCAACGCTCGACTTGCGAATCCAGCCCAAATCATGA